One window of Solwaraspora sp. WMMA2056 genomic DNA carries:
- a CDS encoding prolyl oligopeptidase family serine peptidase, translating into MAEQDHDAAGDDDPYLWLEDVHGDAALDWVRASNAATTAAWTDDPGFGVLRDRIKQVLDSAEKIPDPTWRGEYLYNFWQDADHPRGVWRRATFAQYRAAQPDWEVLLDLDELARVEGESWVWKGAQVLRPAYDRALITLSRGGSDAAVVREFDLTTRAFVPDGFVVPQAKSSVCWIDVDHIYVGTDFGEGTLTTSGYPRTVRRWRRGTALADAPVAFAGETDDVTVSVIHDPTPGYERDLAVRRTEFFRSRTYLPRGDGEWEPLDVPDDAEIDLHRQWLLIELRSPWQAGDVTHPAGAVLVTPVDEFLAGKRELTTVFAPTEHTAFSYHAWTRNHLLLVTLTDVRSEITVLTPGDDGWQRRTLPDAGGFDHTDIADTEPDLGDEFLLDTSGFTRPPTLLHGSVDGPVRPVKTGPAFFDADAMTVRQFFAVSDDGTEVPYFLVTGAESAGSAGSGSAAGLTLMTGYGGFEISWTPAYSGVIGTGWLARGGSFVVANIRGGGEYGPRWHTAALRGERPRAYEDFAAVATDLVARGLTTPDRLGCYGGSNGGLLMGVMLTRYPELFGAVVGQVPLLDMRRYHKLLAGASWMAEYGDPDDPDDWAFLREYSPYQNVRPAQAYPPSLFLTSTRDDRVHPGHARKMVARLREYGYDVTYHENIEGGHSAAADNGQAAFKWALLLEFVRRTLTGQR; encoded by the coding sequence GTGGCGGAGCAGGACCACGACGCGGCGGGCGACGACGACCCGTACCTGTGGCTGGAGGATGTGCACGGCGACGCGGCGCTGGACTGGGTCCGGGCCAGCAATGCCGCCACCACGGCCGCCTGGACCGACGATCCCGGGTTCGGCGTGCTGCGCGACCGGATCAAACAGGTGCTCGACTCGGCGGAGAAGATTCCCGACCCGACCTGGCGCGGTGAGTACCTCTACAACTTCTGGCAGGACGCCGACCATCCGCGCGGGGTGTGGCGGCGGGCCACCTTCGCGCAGTACCGGGCGGCGCAGCCGGACTGGGAGGTCCTGCTGGACCTCGACGAGCTCGCCCGCGTCGAAGGCGAGAGCTGGGTCTGGAAGGGCGCCCAGGTGCTGCGGCCGGCGTACGACCGGGCCCTGATCACTCTGTCCCGGGGCGGCTCCGACGCCGCGGTTGTTCGCGAATTCGACCTCACCACCCGGGCCTTCGTCCCGGACGGCTTCGTCGTGCCGCAGGCCAAGAGCAGCGTCTGCTGGATCGACGTCGACCACATCTACGTCGGCACCGACTTCGGCGAGGGCACCCTGACCACCTCCGGCTACCCCCGGACCGTCCGCCGGTGGCGACGCGGCACCGCGCTCGCCGACGCCCCGGTGGCCTTCGCCGGCGAGACCGACGACGTCACCGTCTCCGTCATCCACGACCCGACCCCCGGTTACGAACGTGACCTGGCGGTACGGCGTACCGAGTTCTTCCGCAGCCGGACCTACCTGCCACGCGGCGACGGCGAGTGGGAGCCGCTCGACGTACCCGACGACGCCGAGATCGACCTGCACCGGCAGTGGCTGCTGATCGAGTTGCGCAGCCCGTGGCAGGCCGGGGACGTCACCCACCCGGCCGGGGCGGTGCTGGTGACCCCGGTCGACGAGTTCCTCGCCGGCAAGCGCGAGCTGACCACAGTCTTCGCCCCCACCGAGCACACCGCGTTCAGCTACCACGCCTGGACCCGCAACCACCTGCTGCTGGTCACCCTCACCGACGTCCGCAGCGAGATCACCGTACTGACGCCGGGCGACGACGGCTGGCAGCGGCGGACGCTGCCCGACGCTGGCGGGTTCGACCACACCGACATCGCCGACACCGAACCGGATCTCGGCGACGAGTTTCTGCTCGACACCTCCGGGTTCACCCGCCCGCCGACCCTGCTGCACGGCAGCGTCGACGGCCCGGTGCGCCCGGTCAAGACCGGGCCGGCCTTCTTCGACGCCGACGCGATGACCGTCCGGCAGTTCTTCGCGGTATCCGACGACGGCACCGAAGTGCCGTACTTCCTGGTCACCGGTGCCGAATCCGCCGGTTCTGCCGGGTCCGGGTCCGCCGCCGGGCTCACCCTGATGACCGGGTACGGCGGCTTCGAGATCTCCTGGACACCGGCCTACAGCGGGGTCATCGGCACCGGCTGGCTGGCCCGGGGCGGCAGCTTCGTGGTCGCCAACATCCGCGGCGGCGGCGAGTACGGACCCCGCTGGCACACCGCCGCGCTGCGCGGCGAACGGCCCCGGGCGTACGAGGACTTCGCCGCCGTCGCCACCGACCTGGTCGCCCGGGGTCTGACCACCCCGGACCGGCTCGGCTGCTACGGCGGCAGCAACGGCGGGCTGCTGATGGGGGTGATGCTGACCCGCTACCCCGAGCTGTTCGGCGCGGTCGTCGGCCAGGTGCCGCTGCTGGACATGCGCCGTTACCACAAGCTGCTCGCCGGGGCGTCCTGGATGGCCGAGTACGGCGACCCGGACGACCCCGACGACTGGGCGTTCCTGCGGGAGTATTCGCCGTACCAGAACGTCCGTCCCGCCCAAGCGTACCCGCCGTCGCTGTTTCTCACCTCGACCCGCGACGACCGGGTGCACCCCGGTCACGCCCGCAAGATGGTCGCCCGGCTGCGGGAGTACGGCTACGACGTCACCTATCACGAGAACATCGAAGGTGGACACTCGGCAGCGGCGGACAACGGCCAGGCGGCGTTCAAATGGGCGCTGCTGTTGGAGTTCGTCCGGCGCACCCTGACCGGCCAGCGGTGA
- a CDS encoding VWD domain-containing protein gives MSATVTGRRRRPLRGPRAGGVPVLVATLVLAGCGWFDRDPDPQPAADGGYSARPVTDFLPAGVTVAPDTGSPRPAGTAGGYRVRAWDGLTGPWGDGVPWSGTLRLALPDPSSRPTAYPVTSAGGMPLPQPAIHVLDLDGGGTAKVLTDPAGRRVGALVASPGRYASLLDLDGDDTVDVLDVIVVDPPGRLVAHTATGEAYHDAVAAGGADCTGAGPAGWDRRVRLVLDCSGAPVPATARPAFAPVRHPRAVGSLRTAGHAQPDPGAAAEIVVTARDAASAVTDAGRPPTADDIADATRFAEDLDRYGGAVVAGAVLNDLLSDSMPSWLPDVLAWVGDQTGSEVDAAAAGRLLSRSTDDLLELARIQILLLGGEPTGADESDAGAGGGCALRDAQTGTCYDGSDGVGQSWGDPHLRTFDGLDYDFQAVGEFVLARFADDAAEVQVRYRPYRDSDRLSTTGAVAVRLPGGVVRIDHPGTGVDAVTVTVADGTTGPGETLDPDGRRTVGDQQVVRTGRLVQVGLPGGGRVFVTARAALLDVAVVPAGRPVTGLLGDADGDRADDLRTAAGQTLDPAAPSAADLYGGYADSWRLTDATSVLPYPDGTGTDDFTDRAFPAGPTTLAGLPARQRAAATALCRHRGVTDPALLAGCVLDVAGTGEADFAAGAAAVQRVTGDSDDDQVLAVADRRYPVRGWADGVERAAAVDAGLVGKDPTDALGPRDVRNVQLGEGDTECEFPLVLRLSATPLTDGPGADLGVVQIGAGDARYQVWVAATGSDRWRWVGTGDGPAVFDLAGVLDADQRADRVRLCDPPAGVDGPRRDDRQLGPAIDAVAALGITDAVTVAR, from the coding sequence ATGTCAGCAACGGTCACCGGACGCCGTCGGCGACCGCTACGTGGTCCCCGGGCGGGCGGCGTACCGGTGCTCGTCGCCACCCTGGTGCTGGCCGGCTGCGGCTGGTTCGACCGCGACCCGGACCCGCAACCGGCCGCCGACGGCGGCTACAGCGCCCGGCCGGTCACCGATTTCCTGCCCGCCGGGGTGACCGTCGCGCCGGACACCGGGTCGCCGCGACCGGCGGGGACAGCCGGCGGCTACCGGGTACGCGCCTGGGACGGCCTTACCGGACCGTGGGGCGACGGGGTGCCGTGGTCGGGCACCCTGCGGCTGGCGCTACCGGATCCGTCGAGTCGGCCGACCGCGTACCCGGTGACCTCGGCCGGCGGCATGCCACTGCCGCAACCCGCGATCCACGTGCTGGACCTCGACGGCGGCGGCACCGCGAAGGTACTCACCGACCCCGCCGGACGTCGGGTGGGTGCGCTGGTCGCCTCGCCCGGTCGGTACGCCAGCCTGCTCGACCTCGACGGCGACGACACCGTCGACGTCCTGGACGTGATCGTCGTCGACCCGCCGGGGCGGCTGGTGGCCCACACCGCGACCGGCGAGGCCTACCACGACGCGGTGGCCGCCGGCGGCGCCGACTGCACCGGTGCCGGCCCGGCCGGCTGGGACCGGCGGGTGCGGCTGGTGCTCGACTGCTCCGGCGCCCCGGTGCCGGCCACCGCCCGACCGGCGTTCGCGCCGGTCCGGCACCCCCGGGCGGTCGGGAGCCTCCGGACGGCGGGTCATGCCCAGCCGGACCCGGGGGCCGCCGCCGAGATCGTGGTCACCGCGCGGGACGCGGCGTCGGCGGTGACCGACGCCGGCCGGCCGCCGACCGCCGACGACATCGCCGACGCCACCCGGTTCGCCGAGGACCTCGACCGGTACGGCGGGGCCGTCGTCGCCGGGGCGGTGCTCAACGACCTGCTCTCCGACTCGATGCCGTCCTGGCTGCCGGACGTGCTCGCCTGGGTCGGCGACCAGACCGGGTCCGAGGTCGACGCCGCAGCCGCCGGTCGGCTGCTGTCGCGCTCCACCGACGACCTGCTCGAGTTGGCCCGGATCCAGATCCTGCTGCTCGGCGGCGAACCGACCGGAGCCGACGAATCCGACGCCGGTGCCGGCGGCGGCTGCGCGTTGCGAGACGCGCAGACCGGCACCTGCTACGACGGGTCGGACGGGGTCGGCCAGTCCTGGGGCGACCCGCACCTGCGCACCTTCGACGGTCTCGACTACGACTTCCAGGCGGTCGGTGAATTCGTGCTCGCCCGTTTCGCCGACGACGCCGCCGAGGTGCAGGTGCGCTACCGCCCGTACCGGGACTCGGACCGGCTGTCCACGACCGGCGCGGTCGCCGTCCGGCTGCCCGGCGGGGTCGTCCGGATCGACCACCCCGGGACCGGCGTCGACGCGGTCACGGTCACCGTTGCCGACGGGACCACCGGGCCGGGCGAAACGCTCGACCCCGACGGCCGGCGAACCGTCGGCGACCAGCAGGTGGTCCGCACCGGCCGTCTCGTCCAGGTCGGACTCCCGGGCGGCGGACGGGTCTTCGTGACAGCCCGCGCGGCGCTGCTCGACGTCGCCGTCGTACCGGCCGGTCGGCCGGTCACCGGACTGCTCGGTGACGCCGACGGCGACCGGGCCGACGACCTGCGGACCGCCGCCGGGCAGACCCTCGACCCGGCCGCGCCGTCCGCCGCCGACCTCTACGGCGGGTACGCCGACAGTTGGCGGCTCACCGACGCCACGTCGGTGCTGCCGTACCCGGACGGGACCGGCACCGACGACTTCACCGACCGGGCCTTCCCCGCCGGGCCGACGACGCTCGCCGGGCTACCGGCCCGACAGCGGGCGGCGGCGACGGCGCTGTGCCGGCACCGGGGCGTCACCGACCCGGCGCTGCTCGCCGGCTGTGTGCTCGACGTCGCCGGCACCGGCGAGGCGGACTTCGCCGCCGGTGCGGCCGCGGTTCAACGGGTCACCGGGGACTCCGACGACGACCAGGTCCTGGCGGTCGCCGACCGGCGCTACCCGGTGCGCGGCTGGGCGGACGGGGTCGAGCGGGCCGCCGCCGTCGACGCCGGCCTCGTCGGCAAGGACCCGACCGACGCGCTCGGCCCACGCGACGTCCGCAACGTGCAACTCGGCGAAGGCGACACCGAATGCGAGTTCCCGCTGGTGCTGCGCCTGTCGGCGACGCCACTGACCGACGGTCCCGGTGCCGACCTCGGCGTGGTGCAGATCGGCGCGGGCGACGCCCGCTACCAGGTGTGGGTCGCGGCCACCGGCTCCGACCGCTGGCGGTGGGTCGGCACCGGCGACGGTCCGGCCGTGTTCGACCTGGCCGGGGTGCTCGACGCCGACCAGCGGGCCGACCGGGTGCGACTGTGCGACCCGCCGGCCGGCGTCGACGGGCCCCGCCGCGACGACCGGCAGCTCGGGCCGGCGATCGACGCCGTCGCCGCGCTCGGCATCACCGACGCGGTGACGGTGGCCCGGTGA
- a CDS encoding SDR family oxidoreductase, with protein MTDDRTVRRGTALVTGASRGLGAVMARALAADRWAVAVNYRSDTAGAAAVVADIRAAGGTADAFGADVTDEAEVAQLVAAVAARLGPVRVLVANATGPQPQRPVEELTWQDHLDQLTFFVKSPTLLVQAVLPGMRAAGGGRVVQIGSDMFDRGTPGWSAYAAAKGAQVGLTRTWARELGPSNITVNLVAPGWIPVERHAGTTDEALRGYAAEVPLRRIGTPDEVAAAVCYLASPGAAFVTGQRITVNGGHTA; from the coding sequence GTGACAGACGACAGGACCGTACGCAGGGGTACCGCGCTGGTGACCGGAGCGTCCCGGGGGCTCGGGGCGGTCATGGCCAGGGCGTTGGCCGCCGACAGGTGGGCGGTGGCGGTCAACTACCGGTCGGACACGGCCGGCGCGGCCGCCGTCGTGGCGGACATCCGGGCCGCCGGCGGCACCGCCGATGCGTTCGGCGCCGACGTGACCGACGAAGCCGAGGTGGCGCAGTTGGTGGCGGCGGTCGCCGCGCGACTCGGCCCGGTCCGGGTGCTGGTGGCCAATGCCACCGGCCCGCAGCCGCAACGGCCGGTCGAGGAGCTGACCTGGCAGGACCACCTGGACCAGCTGACGTTCTTCGTCAAGAGCCCGACCCTGCTGGTGCAGGCGGTGCTGCCGGGGATGCGGGCGGCCGGCGGTGGACGGGTCGTCCAGATCGGCTCGGACATGTTCGACCGGGGCACTCCCGGCTGGTCGGCGTACGCCGCCGCCAAGGGCGCGCAGGTCGGCCTCACCCGTACCTGGGCCCGGGAGCTGGGCCCGTCGAACATCACGGTCAACCTGGTCGCGCCGGGGTGGATCCCGGTGGAGCGGCACGCCGGCACCACCGACGAGGCACTGCGCGGGTACGCCGCAGAGGTGCCGCTGCGGCGCATCGGTACGCCGGACGAGGTGGCGGCGGCGGTCTGCTATCTGGCCTCGCCCGGCGCCGCCTTCGTCACCGGGCAGCGGATCACCGTCAACGGCGGCCACACCGCCTGA
- a CDS encoding DUF559 domain-containing protein, whose amino-acid sequence MSRRAHVPQQLRFAPFRGSAAVADGLLTQRMLAGPTWRRMFQDVYLHAAAADNADHRTWCEAAALWLPAGGAIAGLSAAYLWGVDLLPRDAPVSVAVPPGSRIRQPDRMVVRRVRLPAGDVTRFGGLPVTTGLRTAFDLGAHPSRTDALVAVDALLHRRVVKLPALCGLVEERAGWPGVRRLRELLPLAEPRTESPMETRLRLLLHDAGLPPPVAQHEVLDPLGRLVARVDFAYPRWRLAIEYEGDHHRERAHYQQDVARFNALRDCGWLVLRFTADDVLRHPDRTARQVASALSRRRRHRNDDAVST is encoded by the coding sequence ATGTCGCGCCGGGCCCACGTACCGCAGCAGTTGCGGTTCGCACCGTTCCGGGGCAGCGCCGCTGTCGCCGACGGACTGCTGACCCAGCGAATGCTCGCCGGCCCGACCTGGCGACGCATGTTCCAGGACGTCTACCTTCATGCGGCGGCGGCCGACAACGCCGATCATCGGACCTGGTGCGAAGCGGCGGCGCTGTGGCTGCCGGCAGGTGGCGCGATCGCCGGGCTGAGCGCCGCGTACCTGTGGGGTGTCGATCTGCTTCCCCGCGACGCGCCGGTCTCCGTCGCCGTACCACCCGGGTCACGGATCCGGCAGCCCGATCGGATGGTGGTACGGCGCGTCCGGCTCCCGGCAGGGGATGTGACCCGGTTCGGCGGCCTGCCGGTCACCACCGGCCTCCGCACGGCGTTCGACCTCGGCGCTCACCCGTCCCGTACCGATGCGCTGGTCGCCGTCGATGCGCTGCTGCACCGGCGGGTGGTCAAACTGCCCGCGTTGTGCGGGTTGGTCGAGGAACGGGCGGGCTGGCCAGGAGTACGTCGGTTGCGGGAGCTGCTGCCGCTGGCCGAGCCGCGCACCGAGTCGCCGATGGAGACGAGGTTGCGGCTGCTGCTGCACGACGCCGGCCTGCCACCTCCGGTCGCCCAGCACGAAGTGCTGGACCCGCTCGGCCGGCTCGTCGCCCGGGTCGACTTCGCGTATCCGCGGTGGCGACTGGCGATCGAGTACGAAGGTGATCACCATCGGGAGCGGGCGCACTACCAGCAGGACGTTGCCCGGTTCAATGCGCTACGTGACTGCGGGTGGCTGGTCCTGCGGTTCACCGCCGACGATGTCCTGCGGCACCCGGACCGCACCGCTCGGCAGGTCGCCTCAGCGCTCTCGCGACGACGACGCCACCGCAACGACGACGCGGTTTCTACATAG
- a CDS encoding LuxR C-terminal-related transcriptional regulator, producing the protein MTTTATSPAPGAEILLDLVDRMIGAADLDSYARTACAGIRELIPALSVSYNELNPLAGRAFALIDPDPGPGWFRRYQPPFEAYMMDNPLVRHALTTGDTRVLGWGDDGLGTVHGTTLDREFYQPNGIRSQLAVVLPAPPGVLVAFGVNRGAEGFDPAERRIFALLRPHLVHAYRAVQLRADSAMLGSTLGAQGWVVVLVDDDGRVTTSSPGAVPSAARYGLDVADGTLLPDGPLAAVRAVLTGYDPATPATRSAPLPVTGPAGTLEAVVVPSAVGPHVVLLRPRPDGPQRLAAVGLTPRQCQVAVELAAGATGEQIARQLGIAPATVRKHLEAVFARLGVRHRAAAVARLRSLLDGTPSR; encoded by the coding sequence GTGACCACCACCGCGACGTCGCCGGCGCCGGGCGCGGAGATCCTGCTGGACCTGGTCGACCGGATGATCGGCGCAGCCGACCTGGACAGCTACGCGCGGACCGCGTGCGCCGGGATCCGGGAGCTGATCCCGGCGCTGAGCGTGTCGTACAACGAGTTGAACCCGCTCGCCGGCCGGGCCTTCGCGTTGATCGACCCGGACCCCGGCCCGGGCTGGTTCCGCCGCTACCAGCCTCCGTTCGAGGCGTACATGATGGACAACCCGCTGGTCCGGCATGCGTTGACCACCGGTGACACCCGGGTGCTCGGGTGGGGCGACGATGGCCTCGGCACCGTCCACGGCACCACCCTGGACCGGGAGTTCTACCAGCCGAACGGCATCCGCAGCCAGCTGGCGGTGGTGCTGCCGGCCCCACCCGGGGTGCTCGTCGCCTTCGGCGTCAACCGGGGCGCGGAAGGCTTCGACCCGGCCGAGCGGCGGATCTTCGCGTTGCTGCGCCCGCACCTGGTGCACGCCTACCGGGCGGTGCAGCTGCGGGCCGACTCGGCGATGCTCGGCTCCACGCTTGGCGCGCAGGGCTGGGTGGTGGTGCTGGTCGACGACGACGGCCGGGTGACGACGAGTTCACCGGGCGCGGTGCCCAGCGCCGCCCGGTACGGACTCGACGTCGCCGACGGCACGCTGCTGCCGGACGGGCCGCTGGCGGCGGTCCGTGCGGTGCTCACCGGATACGATCCGGCGACGCCGGCCACCCGGTCCGCGCCGCTGCCGGTGACCGGGCCGGCCGGCACCCTGGAGGCGGTGGTGGTGCCGAGCGCGGTCGGCCCGCACGTGGTGCTGCTGCGGCCCCGCCCGGACGGCCCGCAACGCCTGGCAGCGGTCGGTCTGACTCCGCGGCAGTGCCAGGTGGCCGTCGAGTTGGCGGCCGGGGCCACCGGCGAGCAGATCGCCCGCCAGCTGGGCATCGCCCCGGCGACGGTACGCAAGCACCTGGAGGCGGTGTTCGCCCGGCTCGGGGTGCGTCACCGGGCGGCGGCGGTCGCCCGGCTGCGGTCCCTGCTGGACGGTACGCCGTCGCGGTGA
- a CDS encoding STAS domain-containing protein gives MSLSVVTSTLPGGIVEIAPQGEIDVDTAHEVREAVQAVLTKGRPSRIQLNMRLVTFIDSVGISAMVAGFQAAEVSGIKLVVTEPSRFVHRQLWVTGLLGLFGAPEPYVGDAAEREVPLR, from the coding sequence GTGAGCCTGTCGGTTGTGACATCGACCCTGCCCGGTGGAATTGTGGAGATCGCGCCGCAAGGTGAGATCGACGTAGATACGGCACACGAGGTGCGCGAGGCGGTCCAGGCCGTGTTGACCAAGGGCCGGCCCAGCCGGATTCAGCTCAACATGCGTCTGGTGACCTTCATCGACTCGGTCGGCATCAGCGCCATGGTCGCCGGCTTCCAGGCCGCCGAGGTCAGCGGCATCAAGCTCGTGGTCACCGAGCCGAGCCGGTTCGTGCACCGGCAGCTGTGGGTGACCGGCCTGCTCGGGCTCTTCGGCGCTCCCGAGCCGTACGTCGGTGACGCGGCCGAGCGCGAGGTGCCACTGCGCTGA
- a CDS encoding restriction endonuclease translates to MSSMREAQRAHAQQVHAQHRTQAFAYRQHQQMLWEAENARQAAERAAADDERQRKRLYTEARAAKVAAANANLRSRVAELEDLLADTLAVDDHIDLNRLKRTAAPPPFDPGPLAVALTPPKWSDFAPPAPAGLGKMFGGEVRHQQFLAEAQQAFAQATADHEAAEAQRQRRLAAAEERYREQCEKLAAKAAAHNAAIDRFSAVFAAADPKAVVEYFGLVLGNSVYPDDFPQRYRLAYLPESRQLVVEYQLPTVEVIPRVREYRFQPAEDEVTAVGRPADEIAQRYADVVTQITLRTVHELYEADRTRLVETVCLNGIVDTLDPATGRRARPCLVSLRTTRDEFVAINLAKVDPAACLRRLDARLSARPAELAPVSAVVDFDQVDKRFADEIDVLADLDQRPNLLAMPAEQFEQLIADLFVKLGLQMRQVRTTADGTVECLAHDPRPLFGGTVVVLARRGGGTVDVSAVRDLFGVVQAENASNGILVTTAGYTPAAHDFASGKPLELIDGSALLHMLAEAGGVKARIDSRT, encoded by the coding sequence ATGAGCAGCATGCGGGAGGCGCAGCGGGCGCACGCACAGCAGGTGCACGCCCAGCACCGCACCCAGGCCTTCGCCTACCGGCAGCACCAGCAGATGCTGTGGGAGGCGGAGAACGCCCGGCAGGCCGCCGAGCGGGCCGCCGCCGACGACGAACGCCAGCGCAAACGCCTGTACACCGAGGCCCGTGCGGCCAAGGTCGCGGCGGCCAACGCGAATCTGCGCTCCCGGGTGGCGGAGTTGGAGGACCTGCTCGCCGACACCCTCGCCGTCGACGACCACATCGACCTGAACCGGCTCAAGCGCACCGCCGCACCGCCGCCGTTCGACCCGGGCCCACTCGCCGTGGCGCTGACCCCGCCGAAGTGGTCCGACTTCGCGCCACCGGCACCGGCCGGGCTGGGCAAGATGTTCGGCGGCGAGGTCCGCCACCAGCAGTTCCTCGCCGAGGCACAGCAGGCGTTCGCGCAGGCCACCGCCGACCACGAGGCGGCGGAGGCGCAGCGCCAACGACGGCTCGCCGCCGCCGAGGAGCGCTACCGTGAGCAGTGCGAGAAGCTGGCCGCCAAGGCCGCCGCACACAACGCCGCGATCGACCGCTTCTCCGCCGTCTTCGCCGCCGCCGATCCCAAGGCCGTCGTCGAGTACTTCGGACTGGTGCTGGGCAACTCGGTCTACCCGGACGACTTCCCGCAGCGGTACCGGCTGGCGTACCTGCCCGAGTCCCGGCAACTGGTGGTGGAGTACCAACTGCCGACGGTCGAGGTCATCCCCCGGGTGCGCGAGTACCGCTTCCAGCCGGCCGAGGACGAGGTGACCGCGGTGGGCCGCCCGGCGGACGAGATCGCCCAGCGGTACGCCGACGTGGTCACTCAGATCACCCTGCGCACCGTGCACGAGCTGTACGAGGCCGACCGTACCCGGCTGGTCGAGACGGTCTGTCTCAACGGCATCGTCGACACCCTGGACCCGGCCACCGGGCGGCGGGCCCGCCCCTGCCTGGTCAGTCTCCGGACCACCCGCGACGAGTTCGTCGCGATCAACCTCGCCAAGGTCGACCCGGCCGCCTGTCTGCGTCGACTCGACGCCCGGCTCTCCGCCCGCCCGGCCGAGTTGGCACCGGTGTCGGCCGTGGTCGACTTCGACCAGGTCGACAAGCGGTTCGCCGACGAGATCGACGTCCTCGCCGACCTCGACCAGCGGCCCAACCTGCTGGCCATGCCGGCTGAGCAGTTCGAGCAGCTGATCGCCGACCTGTTCGTCAAGCTCGGGTTGCAGATGCGGCAGGTACGCACCACCGCCGACGGCACGGTGGAGTGCCTGGCGCACGACCCGCGACCGTTGTTCGGCGGCACCGTGGTCGTACTGGCCCGACGCGGCGGTGGCACCGTCGACGTCTCGGCGGTGCGTGACCTGTTCGGAGTCGTCCAGGCGGAGAACGCGTCGAACGGCATCCTGGTGACCACTGCCGGCTATACGCCGGCGGCGCACGACTTCGCCTCCGGCAAGCCGTTGGAGCTGATCGACGGTTCGGCGTTGCTGCACATGCTCGCCGAGGCTGGCGGGGTCAAGGCACGGATCGACAGCCGGACCTGA
- a CDS encoding serine protease, with protein sequence MKVFPLLSRLLLATGFAAASLAMPATAQAAPPSSTADDIGILVVNGRPATENYPFLVYTSGCTGSLIKANWVVTARHCPTPSSVRVGSVNRSSGGTVVSVIRAVNHPRIDVKLMQLASSVSYAPAPIPTTSGAVGTATRIIGWGQTCAPRGCGSAPTIAHELDTSIVADSRCLGIDASYEICTNNTNGNAGACYGDSGGPQVRMVSGRWHLIGATSRAGNNSSTCATAPSIYGDLPSIRSWINTQVGGLPA encoded by the coding sequence ATGAAGGTATTCCCGCTCCTGTCCCGGCTGTTGCTGGCGACCGGATTCGCCGCCGCGAGCCTGGCGATGCCCGCGACGGCCCAGGCCGCGCCCCCGTCGAGCACTGCCGACGACATCGGCATCCTGGTGGTCAACGGTCGTCCGGCGACCGAGAACTACCCGTTCCTGGTCTACACCTCGGGCTGCACCGGTTCGCTGATCAAGGCGAACTGGGTGGTCACCGCCCGGCACTGCCCGACGCCCAGTTCGGTACGGGTCGGTAGCGTCAACCGCAGCAGCGGCGGCACGGTGGTCTCAGTGATCCGGGCGGTCAACCACCCGCGCATCGACGTCAAGCTGATGCAGCTGGCCAGCTCGGTCAGCTACGCGCCGGCCCCGATCCCGACCACCTCCGGCGCAGTCGGCACCGCGACCCGGATCATCGGCTGGGGTCAGACCTGCGCGCCGCGCGGCTGCGGCTCGGCGCCGACGATCGCACACGAACTCGACACGTCGATCGTGGCGGACAGCCGTTGCCTCGGCATCGACGCGAGCTACGAGATCTGCACCAACAACACCAACGGCAACGCGGGCGCCTGCTACGGCGACTCGGGTGGCCCGCAGGTGCGGATGGTCTCCGGCCGCTGGCACCTGATCGGCGCGACCAGCCGGGCCGGCAACAACAGCTCGACCTGCGCCACCGCTCCGTCGATCTACGGCGACCTGCCGTCGATCCGGAGCTGGATCAACACCCAGGTGGGTGGCCTGCCTGCCTGA